ATGGATCGCTAGGGTTTTTAAGAAGAAAAAGAAATAACAGAAAACCGTGATAAAACCTGTCAGGTTTTGGCTATAATAAATGAATATATTATGAATTGCCTGATATTTTCAAATTGAGAAACCTGACAGGTTTTGGGCTTCAGTTTGTAAAGTACTTTCTCTTAAATTGTAATGATCTCGTTCGTAATTTTTACTAATTTTCCATACATTGAGTCTATGCATATCAATCAAATCAAAGAGACTTGTCTGTATATTAAAGACTTGAAAAAAGCTAAAGATTTTTATCATGGTAAATTAGGCTTACCTATTATAACGCATGCACCCGAGAAATTGATATTCTTTCGTTCGGGTAGTTCTGTTCTACTTTGTTTTAATCCGGAGTATAGTGAGAATCAGGATGTTCCCCCGCCTCATTTTGCGAGTGGCAAGCAACATATTGCTTTTGAGGTTCCCGCCAATGATTATGACTCAGCCAAAATGGAATTAGAAGAGAAAGGGATCGCTATAACTTACGAGCACGAATGGCCAAACGGGAAACTTTCAGCCTATTTTGAAGATCCGGAAGGAAATGTTTTGGAGATAGTGCCAAGCGGTTTGTGGGATAAGGCATGAATAATCCTTGAAAATATTTTTCTTTTGCTTGCCATTCCTGTCGTAAGCTAGTTGTTTCCGTTGGTTCAGAGTATCTTACATTGAAAATGCTGGTACTCTCTGAATTCGTAATTATTCAATTCCCAATTCTTAATTATATTACAAGCGCACCTTTTTTATTCAATGCTTCCTCAACATAATCAAAAGTAGAAAGGATATCAGGTTTACCGTCTACTATGGCTACATCATGTTCGAAATGGGCAGAGTATCTGTTGTCAGCAGTGACTATCGACCAGCCATCAGCCAATTGCTTGATGCTTCTTCCGCCTAAATTAATCATGGGCTCAATAGCCAATACCATCCCTTCTTTCAATTTAGCTCCTCTGCCTCTTTTGCCGTAATTAGGTACTTCTGGTGATTCATGCATTTTTCTGCCTAAGCCATGGCCTACCAATTCTCTTACCACTCCATATCCGTGCGTTTCCGCATGATTCTGAATAGCAAATCCGATATCACCGATTCTATTTCCAGCTTTACATTCTTCTATGCCTAAATACAATGACTCTTTCGTGACTTTTAATAATTTCTCTATCTCAGGTTTCACTTCTCCCACAGCAAAGGTGTAGGCATGATCTCCATAAAAACCATTCATGACCACACCGCAATCAATCGATATAATATCACCTTCCTTTAAAGGGTCTTTATTAGGAAAGCCATGTACAACTTGCTCATTCGGACTCATACACAGTGTATTCGGAAAGTCGTATAGACCTAAGAAGCCCGGTACACCACCATTATCTCTAATATATTCCTCTGCTTTCTTATCCAATTCCAAAGTGGTAACTCCTGGCTCTAATAATTCAGCCATTAGTCCTAAGGTTTTGGATACCAATAATGCGCTTTTACGCATTAATTCAATCTCTTCTTTTGTTTTCAAATGAATCATCTGAATAAATCTTTAAGTTTTTCCCAAAAGCTTTTTTTAGGAATTGTGTATTCAACTGGATTATTACCTAATAGTTCCCAAACTTTACTCCAGCCCAGAAATCCGCCTATATTTCGGTCGTCAATAAAAAAATCAACATTGAGCTTTCGACTTTGTCCGGGCTCCAATTCCTCTTCAGGATAATTTTTATTTACGGCATAAAACTCTATTCCATGCTTTCTGCAAAATTCCACAGCTTCTTGTAAGGATTTACCTTCTCTTACAGTCCATAATATCAATTGATGCTGTTGTTGATGCAAGGCCTTCATAGTTTCAATCGCGAATAGCTGAGGCTTCCCAATAGCTGGATAACGATCTTCTACTATAGTGCCATCAAAATCAACTGCAATTTTCAACATTATCTATTTTGCTTTGTATTCTGCTCTTATTTTTGCTTTCAAACAAAGGCGTTCATAAATCATTTCCGCCAGCTTTTCCGGGATTTCTGCATTTCCAGGTTGCAAAGTTAAGGCAAATTCTTTTTCTGACACATCAATACGGTACATTATCTGCACCAGTTTTTGAAAGTCAGTATCTAATAATTGGGAAATATAGGGGCTAAGCTTTTCAATAAAGCTTTGTTTGTGCAAAGATTCTTCCTGGCTGATTTCAAAATCAGGGATTAATTTCTGGGAAACGGTAATGAGTTCTTTTTGATAATCCATTGATTGGAATTTACCACAAAGCTATAAAACTGGATTCAATTGTAAAATATGCTTAGAAAGTCATCTCGGAATTTTTCTTTTTTTGGGAGAAGATAATTGTCCGTGATCTAGTTCTAGAGTTAGTGAATTTCTAAAATTACATGATTATATTTAAAGACTGGATTCCAAAAATGAATTATGATTCTGATATTGAAAATCAAACCAATAAGCATAATCTTGATACTCCACGCAGTCAGGTAGACTGATATTGTTAATTTCCATTTTTATCATGGCCGCTTTTGGAACCCAGCTGGAGAAAAGTTCTTGTTGCTCGTAAGGCAAGCTGGAAATTTGTATGAAATTGATGCCTTGGTGGAAATTTGGTGTTGCTTTTAGCATTAGTAGATATTTTCAATTTTTACAAATGTAGGAATTTATAAACGACTTATTATTAAGTGTTTGTTAATCTTTTATGAAGTTTTTTAACTAGTGAAATGATCATGGAATTATTGAATGATGTTACTGAAGAAATATACCCAAACCTAGTATCTGTATGATCTAACTTTTAGGAGTATTTGAATCTTTAATTAGTCATTATAAACATTTGTATGTACTGTCTTTATTTTGCACCTTTAGGATAATTTTAATTTAAACATTAAACGATGATAAATCTAATGAAATCTATTTCAATGATTTGTCTAGTGCTTATTCTAGGGGCCGGGTGTGAAGAGGAGGAATCAGTGCGAAATTTTGATGACCTTATTGGTTCTTGGCAGTTAGCGTATTACCTGACTGAGGACAATGGTCGGATTAATGATCCTGATGACGGCAAGCCTGTTTATTTGACATTTAAAGCAGATCGTACATTTGAAGGCATGGCTGGCAATAATTTCATTGAGCTTGGTAAATTCGAAGTCGAAGGTGATCAATTAATTTTAATGGATGCTGCTGTGACAGAGATTACAACCACAGAATGGGGAGAGCGCTTTAATGATGCACTAAGACATAGTTGGAATGGTGAAGCCCTTGCTATACCATACACGATTGAAGATAATGAGTTGATTTTAAATTATGTAGATAATGATACCATGCATTTTTTGCCAAAAGAGTGAATTCATTTCTAAATTTATATAAAAGCAATTACAAATTGACAGTCATATGAAGAAATTAAAGTCTGCTATTCCTGTCGCCTATTTGCGCATTTTAGTATTTTTCTTATTTGCACTATTTGTAATGAGTTGCGATAATCAGTCTCCCGTTGATGAGGGTCCACCCGATCACGAAGATGTGTCAGCTCTGATTGTTTTTGATGGGAGTCCTGCAGTTGATGGCTGTGGATGGTTAATTCAAATCGATCAAGAATTTCAAGCGCCTGTCAACTTAGATTCTGCTTTTATGATAGAAAGCCTTGAAGTTGTATTGAGCTATAATTTTTTGGAATCAAATCGGCTTTGTGGCTGGAGAGATCCTGGTTATAAGGAAATTGAAATATTAGAAATTAAAAAGCAATAGTGTGATATGGGAGCCTTGTAGTAAGCCTAAATTTTGGATGATGCGAAAGATTTTAATTTTATGTAAGAAAATGGACATCTCAATCTTAAATAGTATAATTAAAGAGTTCAACTAAAATCATTTGTATTTAATAATATTTCATTTTACTTCAATAATGAAATCAAAACCTAGCAATATGAAAAGTCATTTCAATTACTTACTTATCCTTTTAGCCTTTATTTTAATAGCCTCTTCTTGCCAAAAAGAAGATATAAAAGTGGAAGATGAACTTCCCCCCATCACACAAGAAGGCTTGAATACTTTCGGTTGCAAAATTGATGGGGAGGTTCTAGTGCCGAAGGACGGTGATCCGAGTTTATTTGTGGGTTCTAGGAAGGGGTTAATTGCAGGAAATCCACATGCTGGTGAAAACCCTGTTAAAAGTTATTTTTTTATTAGAGTTTTGAATGCGCAAGATGAAGGTGGGGATTATATTTTTTTATATATCCCAGAGCTAGAAGTAGAAGGTGAATATGAGTTAGGAAACAGTACAGGTAGTACTCCTTATGAAAATAATAGCCCAAATCATGCAATTGTAATTTCATACGATGGGGAAACTGCTGGAAAAAGATACCTGTCCTTCGAAGGGGGGGGGGGATATTGTAATCGATAGGTATGATACCATCAATACAATTATCTCAGGAACATTTGAATTTGATGTAATAAAAGAATCTGATCCACTTTCTGATACTATTTCAGTAACCGATGGCCGTTTTGATATTAATTGGAGTAGATTAAACGAAGAAGAATAAATTTTTAATAAACTAAAACATTAAATTATGAAAAATCTAGCGAAAATTATTTTAATGATTTGCTCAGTGCTTTTTGCTGGAACAGGTTGTGACGAGGAAGATCCCATACAAAATTCCAAAGAACCAATTGGTTCTTGGCAGTTGGCCTATTACCAAACTGAAGAAAAAGGCCGGATTGATGACCCCAATGACGGCAAGCCTGTATATTGGAATTTTAAAGCAGATGGTACCTATGAAGGGATGGCAGGTAATAATTTCATTGAGCATGGCGAATTCAAAGTCGAAGGTGATCAATTAATTTTAATGGATGCTGCTGTGACAGAGATTACAACCACAGAATGGGAAGAGCGCTTTAATGATGCACTAAGACATAGTTGGAATGGTGAAGCCCTTGCTATACCATACACGATTGAAGATAATGAGTTGATTTTAAACTATGTAGGTAATGATACCATGCATTTTTTGCCAAAAGAGTGAATTCATTTCTAAATTTATATAAAAGCAATTACAAATTGACAGTCATATGAAGAAATTAAAGTCTGCTACTCCTATCGCCTCTTTGCGTATTTTAATATTTTTCTTATTTGCACTATTTGTGATGAGTTGCGACAATCAGTCTCCCATTGATGAAGTCCCACCCGAGCACGAAGATGTGTCAGCTCGTATTGTTTTTGATGGGAGTCCTGCAGTTGATGGCTGTGGATGGTTAATTCAAATCGATCAAGAATTTCAAGCGCCTGTTAACTTAGATTCTGCTTTTATGATAGAAAGCCTTGAAGTTGTATTGAGCTATAATTTTTTGGAATCAAATCGGCTTTGTGGCTGGAGAGATCCTGGTTATAGGGAAATTGAAATAGTTGAAATCGAAAAGCTGTAGAGTTCACCCGTGTTATTCAAGAGTTGATTATTTGAGATAATTAGACATGAAGACCACCACTCCCGATTGAGTAAGTTACTTTAATTATCCTGTCAATTTTCTTAATTTTATCGTGCAATACGACTTTTTCCGCCTTTTTTCGTAAAATCACGGTTTTTATCATAAAATTCGCTTATTTCGTGTTTACATTTTTTTATCTATGGAGTATTTGGAAGCATTTGATTCGATTAGACCTTATAATGACTCAGAGGTGAATGAAGCCGTTCAGCGCTTGATACAGCATCCATTTTTTGATAAAGTTGTCCAAAGAGTTTTTCCTGATAAGTCGGTGGATCAATTGAAGGGAGCATTGGCAGATGTACATAATGTCAAGGATTTCCAAAAAGTAATGATGTATCCGACTGCTCGTAGCGTATTAGATAATAGTTCGGAAGGCATTTCTCACGATGGTTTTGATAAAATCAATCCAGATAAATCTTATCTTTTTATTTCCAACCATAGGGATATTGTGTTGGACTCTACCATTTTAAATGTATTGCTTTTTGAATTAGGGATAGATACAACAGAAGTAGCTATAGGTAATAATCTATTGGTGAATCAGTGGGTGACCGATTTGGCTAAACTCAATAAAAATTTTATAGTTAATAGAAATATCCCGCCAAGGGAAATGTATTCTTATTCACAGACTTTGTCGTCTTATATTCGACATACCATTTTGGAGAGAAAGACCTCCATTTGGATTGCACAGCGCGAGGGTAGAACCAAAAATGGAGACGATCAAACACAACAAGGCTTGCTGAAAATGATTGGTTTAAGCGGAGAAAAAGATTTCTATGAAAATTATGCTCCTTTAAGAATAGCTCCAATGGCGATTTCCTATGAATATGATCCTTGCGATGTTTTGAAAGCAAGAGAGATAGCTTCCAAATTAGCCGGCAAATCTAAAGAGAAAACGCCTGAAGATGATTTGCAAAGTATGATTGCCGGAATAACAGGAGTGAAAGGAAGGGTTCATATTTCAATAGGAAAAATAGTAGATGAGAAATTAAGGGAAATTCGTGAAATCAGAAATAAAAATGATCAAATGCAGGCTTTGGCTGATTTGATTGATGAGCGAGTACACAAAAGCTATAAGCTTTGGCCCAATAATTTTATTGCGTATGATTGGTTATATGAAAAGCGTTTCGCTGATCGTTATACAAAAGAAGAAGTAGAAAAATTTGAAGCCTACCTAAGGAAGCAAGCCCAAGCTTTTTCTGCTAATTTTAATGAATTGAAAGATCCCTTATTGGCTATGTATGCCAACCCTATAAAAAATAAATTGAAAGTGGTGGGAATGATCGAGAGGGATTTATAATACTTTAGCTTTTACCTCAAATACCATATCAGATCGTATCTCGGTATCTGAATTCATGGTTTCCCTTGTCACTATTTCATATTGTAGGTCATAACTATCTTCCTTAATATATTCATCCAAATTGGCACCTGTGGTCTCCAAATCTAATT
This is a stretch of genomic DNA from Marivirga harenae. It encodes these proteins:
- a CDS encoding VOC family protein, which codes for MHINQIKETCLYIKDLKKAKDFYHGKLGLPIITHAPEKLIFFRSGSSVLLCFNPEYSENQDVPPPHFASGKQHIAFEVPANDYDSAKMELEEKGIAITYEHEWPNGKLSAYFEDPEGNVLEIVPSGLWDKA
- the map gene encoding type I methionyl aminopeptidase, whose protein sequence is MIHLKTKEEIELMRKSALLVSKTLGLMAELLEPGVTTLELDKKAEEYIRDNGGVPGFLGLYDFPNTLCMSPNEQVVHGFPNKDPLKEGDIISIDCGVVMNGFYGDHAYTFAVGEVKPEIEKLLKVTKESLYLGIEECKAGNRIGDIGFAIQNHAETHGYGVVRELVGHGLGRKMHESPEVPNYGKRGRGAKLKEGMVLAIEPMINLGGRSIKQLADGWSIVTADNRYSAHFEHDVAIVDGKPDILSTFDYVEEALNKKGALVI
- a CDS encoding BT0820 family HAD-type phosphatase, whose amino-acid sequence is MLKIAVDFDGTIVEDRYPAIGKPQLFAIETMKALHQQQHQLILWTVREGKSLQEAVEFCRKHGIEFYAVNKNYPEEELEPGQSRKLNVDFFIDDRNIGGFLGWSKVWELLGNNPVEYTIPKKSFWEKLKDLFR
- a CDS encoding META domain-containing protein, producing MINLMKSISMICLVLILGAGCEEEESVRNFDDLIGSWQLAYYLTEDNGRINDPDDGKPVYLTFKADRTFEGMAGNNFIELGKFEVEGDQLILMDAAVTEITTTEWGERFNDALRHSWNGEALAIPYTIEDNELILNYVDNDTMHFLPKE
- a CDS encoding 1-acyl-sn-glycerol-3-phosphate acyltransferase translates to MEYLEAFDSIRPYNDSEVNEAVQRLIQHPFFDKVVQRVFPDKSVDQLKGALADVHNVKDFQKVMMYPTARSVLDNSSEGISHDGFDKINPDKSYLFISNHRDIVLDSTILNVLLFELGIDTTEVAIGNNLLVNQWVTDLAKLNKNFIVNRNIPPREMYSYSQTLSSYIRHTILERKTSIWIAQREGRTKNGDDQTQQGLLKMIGLSGEKDFYENYAPLRIAPMAISYEYDPCDVLKAREIASKLAGKSKEKTPEDDLQSMIAGITGVKGRVHISIGKIVDEKLREIREIRNKNDQMQALADLIDERVHKSYKLWPNNFIAYDWLYEKRFADRYTKEEVEKFEAYLRKQAQAFSANFNELKDPLLAMYANPIKNKLKVVGMIERDL